From a single Pongo pygmaeus isolate AG05252 chromosome 12, NHGRI_mPonPyg2-v2.0_pri, whole genome shotgun sequence genomic region:
- the SIX2 gene encoding homeobox protein SIX2 isoform X2: MSMLPTFGFTQEQVACVCEVLQQGGNIERLGRFLWSLPACEHLHKNESVLKAKAVVAFHRGNFRELYKILESHQFSPHNHAKLQQLWLKAHYIEAEKLRGRPLGAVGKYRVRRKFPLPRSIWDGEETSYCFKEKSRSVLREWYAHNPYPSPREKRELAEATGLTTTQVSNWFKNRRQRDRAAEAKERENNENSNSNSHNPLNGSGKSVLGSSEDEKTPSGTPDHSSSSPALLLSPPPPGLPSLHSLGHPPGPSAVPVPVPGGGGVDPLQHHHGLQDSILNPMSANLVDLGS; the protein is encoded by the exons ATGTCCATGCTGCCCACCTTTGGCTTCACGCAGGAGCAAGTGGCGTGCGTGTGCGAGGTGCTGCAGCAGGGCGGCAACATCGAGCGGCTGGGCCGCTTCCTGTGGTCGCTGCCCGCCTGCGAGCACCTCCACAAGAATGAAAGCGTGCTCAAGGCCAAGGCCGTGGTGGCCTTCCACCGCGGCAACTTCCGCGAGCTCTACAAGATCCTGGAAAGCCACCAGTTCTCGCCGCACAACCACGCCAAGCTGCAGCAGCTGTGGCTCAAGGCACACTACATCGAGGCGGAGAAGCTGCGCGGCCGACCCCTGGGCGCCGTGGGCAAATACCGCGTGCGCCGCAAATTCCCGCTGCCGCGCTCCATCTGGGACGGCGAGGAGACCAGCTACTGCTTCAAGGAAAAGAGTCGCAGCGTGCTGCGCGAGTGGTACGCGCACAACCCCTACCCTTCACCCCGCGAGAAGCGCGAGCTGGCGGAGGCCACGGGCCTCACCACCACACAGGTCAGCAACTGGTTCAAGAACCGGCGGCAGCGCGACCGGGCGGCCGAGGCCAAGGAAAG GGAGAACAACGAGAACTCCAATTCTAACAGCCACAACCCGCTGAATGGCAGCGGCAAGTCGGTGTTAGGCAGCTCGGAGGACGAGAAGACTCCATCGGGGACGCCAGACCACTCATCATCCAGCCCTGCACTGCTGCTCAGCCCGCCGCCCCCTGGGCTGCCGTCCCTGCATAGCCTGGGCCACCCTCCGGGCCCCAGCGCAGTGCCAGTGCCGGTGCCAGGCGGAGGTGGAGTGGACCCACTGCAACACCACCATGGCCTGCAGGACTCCATCCTCAACCCAATGTCAGCCAACCTCGTGGACCTGGGCTCCTAG
- the SIX2 gene encoding homeobox protein SIX2 isoform X1 yields the protein MSMLPTFGFTQEQVACVCEVLQQGGNIERLGRFLWSLPACEHLHKNESVLKAKAVVAFHRGNFRELYKILESHQFSPHNHAKLQQLWLKAHYIEAEKLRGRPLGAVGKYRVRRKFPLPRSIWDGEETSYCFKEKSRSVLREWYAHNPYPSPREKRELAEATGLTTTQVSNWFKNRRQRDRAAEAKERYEENNENSNSNSHNPLNGSGKSVLGSSEDEKTPSGTPDHSSSSPALLLSPPPPGLPSLHSLGHPPGPSAVPVPVPGGGGVDPLQHHHGLQDSILNPMSANLVDLGS from the exons ATGTCCATGCTGCCCACCTTTGGCTTCACGCAGGAGCAAGTGGCGTGCGTGTGCGAGGTGCTGCAGCAGGGCGGCAACATCGAGCGGCTGGGCCGCTTCCTGTGGTCGCTGCCCGCCTGCGAGCACCTCCACAAGAATGAAAGCGTGCTCAAGGCCAAGGCCGTGGTGGCCTTCCACCGCGGCAACTTCCGCGAGCTCTACAAGATCCTGGAAAGCCACCAGTTCTCGCCGCACAACCACGCCAAGCTGCAGCAGCTGTGGCTCAAGGCACACTACATCGAGGCGGAGAAGCTGCGCGGCCGACCCCTGGGCGCCGTGGGCAAATACCGCGTGCGCCGCAAATTCCCGCTGCCGCGCTCCATCTGGGACGGCGAGGAGACCAGCTACTGCTTCAAGGAAAAGAGTCGCAGCGTGCTGCGCGAGTGGTACGCGCACAACCCCTACCCTTCACCCCGCGAGAAGCGCGAGCTGGCGGAGGCCACGGGCCTCACCACCACACAGGTCAGCAACTGGTTCAAGAACCGGCGGCAGCGCGACCGGGCGGCCGAGGCCAAGGAAAGGTACGA GGAGAACAACGAGAACTCCAATTCTAACAGCCACAACCCGCTGAATGGCAGCGGCAAGTCGGTGTTAGGCAGCTCGGAGGACGAGAAGACTCCATCGGGGACGCCAGACCACTCATCATCCAGCCCTGCACTGCTGCTCAGCCCGCCGCCCCCTGGGCTGCCGTCCCTGCATAGCCTGGGCCACCCTCCGGGCCCCAGCGCAGTGCCAGTGCCGGTGCCAGGCGGAGGTGGAGTGGACCCACTGCAACACCACCATGGCCTGCAGGACTCCATCCTCAACCCAATGTCAGCCAACCTCGTGGACCTGGGCTCCTAG